The genomic region CAGAACTTAGACCAGCAAAATCAGTCAACAGACTAGACTTAGCTTTTATTCCAAAATGTCATGAAGCAGAAAGGAAAGgcgctgccccccctcccattttataTGCAAAACAACTTGCTAAAAGAACTAGATTGAATTGCCCCccttatcatttttttaaaagtaggttgCCTCTTAAagctatttaaaataataataataataatgaaaaaagaaaaaattgccAATAATTAGAACAAACTATAAAGGTCTTGTGTATTTCTGTTTTATGTAGATAATAAAATATTACTTTAACATAAATATATAAGGATCTCTgcgcttttatttttttccccacaagcaCATCCAAATGTACCAAAAAACAAAGTATTTCTTTAAAGAgactgaacaaaaaaaattacatcccatatagattttttttgttctcctACTCATTTAAagctacaggaaaaaaaaaacagtttccagAACCTGTttgctttaaaagaaataaatatacattGAGGCAGGCCACTTAAAATGATATGAAAATATTTCCCTgggcagcattaaaaaaagaaaaaatagacaaagaaaacatttaaactaTTTCTGCATTTCGAAGGACAAATATTGAACATATATACAGAGCGGTAAGGTTTGCGTGgtaactttttattattattttaagtaAACCTATTCAGGGGTTTAGAGGGTTTGCAGAAATGTCTCCCCCAAACTTCTTCTTTTGACCTTACCGGAGATATTAGTAAGTATCTGAAAGTTCACTTCctctcatttgccatttctgctgCCCCTGACCTGAAAGTCTTTAGGAGGAGTTCATCTCCAGACCATAATAACCAGCAGCTCAATACCCTTAAAAATTGAGTGTCCATAtccttggaggggggtggggagtgagaaaaaaataaataaaataaagccaacTGAACAGGTTTCTTGGGAAAATGTATTTGTCTCTTCAAGAGGCGGAGGCAGGATGGAGAGAACATCGGGTGCCTTTCTAAGGCTCAGAAAGATCAGcaaagaacatattttaaatCTCACCGACCCATTCCAATGTTTACCTGCCAGTTACTCTGAGAGAAAGATTCATGGGCCTCACAATTCTCAAACATTCTGGTAGGCAAACTTTgcaaagatcttttaaaaaataaaaaaaaatcccataccCACCCTTTTGTGCTGAGTAGATGTTTCAAACTGTGAAATCTGTCACCACCACAGTTTCAagtgttcccccaccccaatatagAATATAACATACAGTTTCAAGGGTCCCCCCCTCTTTAAACTCTTCTGCTTTTTGGAAAGGTAACCCTTTCCCCACCAAGGAAATGCATCTATTAAACCGACTAACAaaagggtggagtggggagatggATTGAAAATGGCATTTTGGTTGCTTTGTCTTCACCTCGTTTGGCTCCCTccagagagaagagaaaaggCCAGACCCAGTTAAGCCGGTCTTCTTTTTCTCCACACATTATGCTGAAATTTCAGCAAAGGGTTGGggattgtggggggtgggtgggaggagagagagagaaagggcgCATAAAAAAAGTAAACCCTACAGAGAAATGGCCCCGTGTGCGCGTGGCCAGAATAACTGGGGCCCATGGAAGCTCTAACACTGAGCGCTTGGATTTGAAACCAGTCCCATGAGCAGGAAGGAAGTCCTGCTGGTTTCTGTGGAACTACGCGCTTGGCCACCTTCGTTGCTTGAGCCCCAGTGATTTCAAGTGAGGTTCTCCAGCGGTTTAAATCCGAATTTCTGATTTGTTTGGCACATAAATATAAGGCAGGTCCTCACCGAAGTCAGTGGGAAACCTCACACTGAGATGAAAAGGTTCAGGCTCTGAGTGCAATGCCTAAAGCTCATCTGTTGCCCAGGCTCCAAATAAAGTGAAAGTAAGTTCCAGGGAAACCACCAAGACTTGCTTCCACTTATGATTATGAGGCGGAGGCCGGTTTGGAATCATTTTGACCTCTTCGGCCAAAACAAATAGAAGGCTAGCAGCAGTCTCTCCTAAACGGCAACCCCGGAAGCCCCGCAGGAACTTACATCCGCCCGACTTGAGCAATCAGAACGAAGCGGCTTTTGGGTttgtttctctcccttcccttcctaaaTTCAGGAGCACATCTAACAGAAGCGTCCTCAGTATTTCAACACAGAATAGCGCCTGGTACTCAAGACCTGTAAAGAACTTCCTGCGAATAACCCGTGAAGctcagaatctctctctctctccctctctctctctctccccctcccacgtCTTATCCACAGCTTTTAGATCTTTTCAAAGGGCCATCTTTTGCTGGAAAAGAATGGGAGCAATGGGGGCAGCAATGCTCCCCCGCGCACGCTTATCTTGGCGGTGAAACATCTAAGCATAGTGACACTCACCTCCATGTAAACATGCTAGGATAGGACTGCCTATCACTCTCTCTCTGTATCTCTCtctggtacacacacacacacacacacacacacacgagataaTACAGAAGTGTCCTTCAGCCTTTTTTCAGGTGGGCCTTGGCTTGCTCAAACAGGACGGCTGGTCTTTGTTAACCTTCTCCACCTTTCAGTTTTCTTCCACCTCTGCCTccaaatgctctctctctctctctctctctctctctctgccgccCGCACATGCACACGTTCCTCCTGCTTTGCATATGGCATCAATTGCAGAACCTTCCATGCAGGCCAGAACTGTTTCTTCGCATCCATTCTTCCCTGTCCTCTTCCTGACACTCAAGATCTGTTTGGGAAGAAACAAGGCCACCGGCCCCCGTTTTGGAAGGGAAGGATGACAGACAGAGCAAGCCAAGACCGCCGTCAAAGGCCGGCTCCGCTGGGCACCAAAACTTCACTGCCACACAAAGAGAACGCCAGGAACTGGTCCGCTGACCCGCAGTTGGCCAGCGATAGGCGTGGAAATGCAAGTCATTTTCACCAAATGTGTAAACTTCGGTTATCTTGCAGTGCAAAttcatggcggggggggggggggggggcgagaccACTGGACCGGACCGGAGCGCACTGCCTCCTTCcgtatgccccctccccctccccggactCGGAACCCGTGCTCCAGTGCGCTGAAGCATGCTTCCTGTGCTTCTGGCTGCCTTTGGCATAGACACGCAAACATCTGACGGCAAAGCCCCTACTACTGTTAAGGCAGGTCAACTTTTATCTGTACCCAGGGAGGGTGgtctccacccctccccacctcccacgATATTTTGAAGTCTTCGCTGCCTGTGCCCGGATACGAGGaagacagagagagggggagagagagagagagatgggggggggggagggggcagacacgCACTTGCCTCTGTTGCACACGCATCCCATATATACTCACTGCACTCCATTGCCTGGTTAGTCGCCTGTAAAGGTCAAAACACACCATTCATTACACACTTTGCTACCGTTTCAGGGAGAGTTCAGCGCAgtcgccttccttccttcctgtttgtctgccttttttgttttgttttgtttgttttaagggggggaggagggaaacaatCAAAAGGCTGGAGGAGTAAGGGGGTTAGGGGGAGGGGGCCAGGGGccggcccccctccccaggtCACTCCCTGCTCCTCCCGCTCCGCCGGTGGCGGCGGAGTTCACTGCACAGGAGTCTGTACCCCGTggtgcggcggcggcggcgtgtcCCTGCTGGCCCCATACACGTCCTCGGCTCCCGGCAGAGTCCCCCCCGGGGGGGTCATGcgtttctctttctgtctcctgTTACAAAACCACACGCGGACCACCTCCTTCTCGAGCTGGAGGCTGTCCGCCAGCGAGGTGATCTCCTGGGCGGAGGGCTTGGGGCACTTGAGGAAATGGCTCTCGAGGGCGCCCTTGACGCTCACCTCGATGGAGGTGCGCTTTTTCCGCTTGCGCCCTTGCGCCGCGATCTTGTCTATGCTGGTGGGGCTGCCCGACGACGAGTCCGCCTCCTCGAGCCACTTGTTCAACAAGGGCTTCAACTTGCACATGTTCTTGAAGCTCAGCTGCAGGGCCTCGAAGCGGCAGATGGTGGTCTGCGAGAAGACGTTGCCGTAGAGCGTGCCCAGCGCCAAGCCCACGTCCGCTTGGGTAAATCCCAGTTTGATCCGCCGCTGCTTGAACTGCTTGGCGAACTGCTCCAGGTCGTCCGAGGTCGGCGTGTCCTCGTCCGAGTGCGCCTCGTGGTGGTGGTGCGGGAGGTGGTGCGGCGGCGGCTGGCCGGCGTGCGGGTGCGGCGGCGCCTGGGGGAGGTGGTCGGGGTGATGCGGGGGCGGCGGagggggcggcggctgctgctgctgctgctgctgctgctcctcgtgGGCTTCCCGCAGGCCGTGGTGGTGCATGCTCGGCTGTCCCGCGCCCAGCATCCCGTTGACCGTGAAGCCCGGCGGCTGCGAGTAGAGGAGCCCGCCCTGGCCGCCGCCGTTGGACGCCGCCATGCCCGGCGGCAGGtgagccgagccgccggtccTCCAGGCCACGGCCGCGGCCACGGCGGCGTGGTGGCTGCCGGCGTGGTGCACCAGGTGTGGCGGTCtgccgggctgctgctgctgctgctgctgctgctgcgggtggtgctgctgctgctgcagctcgtCCCCCCGGCCGCCGGCCTGCACAACCGAGGGCTTGATGTCCTGCTGGCTCAGCGGGCTGGAGGACCAGGGCGagtccccgccgccgccgccgccgccacccccgccgccgccgccgcctcctccgccgCCGTGGGACAGCGCCGTGATCCACTGGTGAGCGTGGCTGAGCGGGTGCCCGTTGCTCTGCAGCGCGTAGTCCGCCTGCACCAGCGCCTGGGCGTCCCTGTAGCCGGCGCCCGGCTGCATGCTCCCCGGCGGCTCGGCGTGCACCATGGGCGAGCTGGAGGCGAGCAGGCTGTAGTGGTTAGACGCGGTGGTCGCCATGACTCTCCGAGCCGGACTGAGGGCTCCGCTTAAAGGCGCCGCGCATTTGACAGCTACTTTTCCGCCTCGGGCTCCTCTCGCCGCGCGCTTCCCCCGCAAGTCCGCTTGGCAGAGCCCACCGCAAAGGCACGCGTCCCCGCTCCTCCCGCCCTCCGGCCCCCATTGGCTCCCCGCGCTTTGATTTACGTGGAGACCTCTAGCAACCGGCGCAGGGGGAGCCTCCCATTGGCCCCGGCCGTGGCGCTGACACCACGCCCCCCGCACTGCCTCCCGCTCCCCCCCACTCTTTGTAATCAAACTCTAAGGAGGGAGACATGGAAGGGGGGgatagacgggggggggggcaacaaacaCACATGGGcggagtgtgtgtgcgtgtgtgtgtgggggggaggcttAGCCGCTTGCAGCCACATGGGCTGAGGACGGGGGGCGGGGGACACCAGATGATGCCGACGCCCCCCTGGGCGCGTTTGGGGCTTCTTTTTCCCAAACAGCCGTGCCCCTGTTTACAGGCGAGGCGAAGGCGGGCGGACCCGAATCGCGCAGGGCTGCGCGGGGAGCCCCTCCTGTTGCTCGCATTGTTCCCAAACGCGGCCGGGTGCTTTGCGGGCGCAGGAcgggctcctcccccctccccagcttcacaggaggaggagaagaagaagaagggctcGTCCTTTCGGCCGAAAACGCCCCCGCACGGGACATGGGCGTCTTTCTCTCGAGCGCTGAAGCaagaactcccccaccccaccctggtggacgtcccacccacccccttcctcgCGCCCAGATGCCCACTTCCCTGCAATGGGTATTGGCCGGGGACTGTTGGGCAACAACAAGTCAACTTTGAGATCAGACTTCTTCCAGCGCGAGGCTGGCGACTCTGCCAGATTCACTCGGAGGCAGGGAGGGAATCGCCAGGATCGGGACGAGCAGCTGTGCCCTGATCCCAGGCACCTGCTCCTCGGAAGCAAAAGGTTTCCAGTCGCAACCGGACACCAGCCGAGCAGCCTAACGTGCGTGGCGAGCGCTTGCATCCCCTCCAGCTCCCCAccgccgccaccccacccccctccggtCGCTTTCCCTTGTGTCTTTGGAATCCCAGGGAAACGTGCGGCTCCCTTTCCACAatagaagggggagggaaagggagggcggctgctgctgctgctccctcggGAGAGACGCTCTCTCGCAAGTCCCCGGACTGTCCCCGCAGCAGGTGCTGACTGAGAACAAAACCGGGATTCGCGAAGAATTTCGGGGCTTAACACTTTGCAAAGCACAGAGGCAAAAGCTAACGCGCATTGTTCGCGGAGGCTCCGGTTCCCCCCGGGACCACCAGTGTGTTtccagattttctttctttctttctttctttctttctttctttctttctttctttctttctttctttctttctttctttctttctttctttctttcttccttccttctcatagGAGCTTAGGGCAAGGCAAGAGAAATCAAGGCGGATCCACGCTCCAGTTCGGCAAACGCCTTTCATCGCTGTGCCATGGCAGGCCTAGGTTACAGGACATTAACTGGGTCTTCCTGCCGGCTTACAGCTGAATCTCTCTCTCGAGGGTGAGGTCAtcagcattaaaaagaaaaaagtttcagTTGGAGAAAGTGAAGTCTTAGGTCTGTGGAGGATGCTGGATTTGGACTGTGTGGAAATAAGAAACATAACTTTCTTACTGGCTGTGCTTGGGCAAGACTTTTCCTGAAACTAAGCAGCCCCTGGACAACTCTGCGCTTCTTCTGGCCGCCTGGACTTGTTCTGTCTCTCACTCTGGGCGAGCCAAGAAGAAGCCGGGGCGTCCTCCAGACTAATCCAAGTCAAGGGATGGATACAGCCGACGCTCTTAAGTTATCTTACTTGAGATGCTGGACTGGGCGGAAGGGAAAATTTACGACCATAAGCGAGAAACAGCTTTCTTCCGAGACTTGTTCGTAATTCATCATCCTAGAGAAGGCTCTTTGGCTGGCAATATTTCTTTAGGTGGGAGGGGACCGCGCGCGCAAACATACATACAAAGAGGGTGTAGGAACACTGCACCTccgaagagggaggggaaagggccaACTTTTTAACTCGGAAAAGTTAAAAGGCTAGCCGTGGCAAACCGCGTGCAACCTGGTCCtctgcatatttacttggaagtaagtctcacgatgggacttacttccgagtaagcGCGCGTAGAAACCTATTCCTTCTACGATTCTTAGGCTGGGAAGGCAGTCTCATTCAAGCCCTGTTCATCTTCCACTTTTAACAGTCTAGCCCTATGCAGAGtttatttcaatgggcttagcCTGGAATAGCATTGCGTAGGACTGTACTGACATTTTTGCATCCCTCCCTCTAGAGCAAAATCAGGGAAATGACGCTTGGAGCTCCTCAAAAGAAGTGGCAACATGTCTGAGATGTCGCCTTGCAATTCTGTGCATGTTTTATTGGAAGTAAGTCTGGTGGGAGTTCAAGCGGAGTTTCTCACATCAGTGGGCTAGAATTGCAGCCTAAGGGTCCAAAGGAAGAAAACTACAGTATGTCTTCCACCGAGTCATGTTTCAGAAGTTATAGTCAGATGAGACAAAATAAATAGTGGTTTCCTGCTATGGTCACTAGCAACGTGATACCTTATTTTCCCGAAGAAACTGATGCTATTGAAAAATGAGCGTGTGGGGGTGTATCCATAATGTCAACCTTCCAAGGGATTTGCATTTAACCCTTTTTTTTAAGTAACAGAAGTTCATGTGTTTGTGTAACTAGTTTCTCTGGAGTTCAAAGGAGTACTCAAAGTGGAGATCAACACACTAGGGCTAGTAACCAATTCGTGCCAGTGTTCTGGCAAGGTGAGTTACCGTGAGTTATGGTGTTGACATAATCCGTCCTGTATCAATTAGGCCTTTGGGTTGTTGCAAGAGTTCTGGGGCCAAGGAGATCATCCGGGAGGGGGCAGCGATGGCGGGGGTGGGAGTGAGCTGCGGCCTCCCATAAGGCATTTATCCCACAGAGTCTTCTGACAGTCTTCTTGGACAGAGGCCAAGCCATCCTAGGCATTACTCCGAAGCTATTGAGAAGTTCTCTCCTAGTTCAGTATTAACTAACCAGGTGAAATCAGCAGTCTTGGTTCCTTATAAGAGTGTGCCTAATCTTGCTTTGGAAGGCGccgtgcaaccccccccccctccccaaaagagcCCCTATCAATAAAGCAagcaacctgggatatttgggtAGGGGAGGGTACACCCCTCTGCATCCTTACTTGGGAGTGAAACCTCTGAAACCTAATGGGGCTCCCCTCTCATGTAAACACGCGCTCCTTCGAGGTATCAATCGTGTACCACCCACGCAGGGATGAAAGGTGCCCGGCTTAACTTTTCCAGCCTTGTGAATCGCTGGGCGGCGATTCATCGGAGGAGACTTCCCCTGCCTGCTGCACGTTGGAAACCACAACACACGAATAGAGAGCAGAAAATAACAAAACCCGCGAGAACCCCCCAAGTCCGCCTCCCTCTGGAAGCCAGAGCCCGGTCCCCTTTACTTCCCcgcagccccaccccaccccaccatctcGTCTCCACGT from Sphaerodactylus townsendi isolate TG3544 linkage group LG01, MPM_Stown_v2.3, whole genome shotgun sequence harbors:
- the POU3F2 gene encoding POU domain, class 3, transcription factor 2 isoform X1, giving the protein MATTASNHYSLLASSSPMVHAEPPGSMQPGAGYRDAQALVQADYALQSNGHPLSHAHQWITALSHGGGGGGGGGGGGGGGGGGDSPWSSSPLSQQDIKPSVVQAGGRGDELQQQQHHPQQQQQQQQQPGRPPHLVHHAGSHHAAVAAAVAWRTGGSAHLPPGMAASNGGGQGGLLYSQPPGFTVNGMLGAGQPSMHHHGLREAHEEQQQQQQQQPPPPPPPPHHPDHLPQAPPHPHAGQPPPHHLPHHHHEAHSDEDTPTSDDLEQFAKQFKQRRIKLGFTQADVGLALGTLYGNVFSQTTICRFEALQLSFKNMCKLKPLLNKWLEEADSSSGSPTSIDKIAAQGRKRKKRTSIEVSVKGALESHFLKCPKPSAQEITSLADSLQLEKEVVRVWFCNRRQKEKRMTPPGGTLPGAEDVYGASRDTPPPPHHGEQDWGDALPLPSNHPLTTLLQSCL
- the POU3F2 gene encoding POU domain, class 3, transcription factor 2 isoform X2; this translates as MATTASNHYSLLASSSPMVHAEPPGSMQPGAGYRDAQALVQADYALQSNGHPLSHAHQWITALSHGGGGGGGGGGGGGGGGGGDSPWSSSPLSQQDIKPSVVQAGGRGDELQQQQHHPQQQQQQQQQPGRPPHLVHHAGSHHAAVAAAVAWRTGGSAHLPPGMAASNGGGQGGLLYSQPPGFTVNGMLGAGQPSMHHHGLREAHEEQQQQQQQQPPPPPPPPHHPDHLPQAPPHPHAGQPPPHHLPHHHHEAHSDEDTPTSDDLEQFAKQFKQRRIKLGFTQADVGLALGTLYGNVFSQTTICRFEALQLSFKNMCKLKPLLNKWLEEADSSSGSPTSIDKIAAQGRKRKKRTSIEEQDWGDALPLPSNHPLTTLLQSCL